A region of Vitis riparia cultivar Riparia Gloire de Montpellier isolate 1030 chromosome 12, EGFV_Vit.rip_1.0, whole genome shotgun sequence DNA encodes the following proteins:
- the LOC117927304 gene encoding uncharacterized protein LOC117927304 yields MSLALIQGYSSAEEEENDRFSQNSSEEDDQNDVAYAPLSRPIGDKPSFDFPTASSGSALPSAFDAFSEISGPPDFLNNCVQEQASAEDVERQRRRHGGWKNRSEKELPAGAVVKSKAQLVGIHERVRSDIEGNLAPKSSVQPPKGSLSTTQGEGKRVATAANPNAEDAAELLRMCMQCGIPKTYSSARGMVCPQCGDRPLEDANKETDKKKGSTIKEKEKNKRMKGQSSHASWKSETEMHLRQQYD; encoded by the exons ATGAGCTTGGCTCTCATCCAGGGCTATTCCTCcgcggaagaagaagaaaatgatagatTTTCGCAAAATTCATCGGAAGAAGACGACCAAAACGACGTCGCTTACGCCCCTTTGAGTCGTCCGATTGGAGACAAACCCTCGTTCGATTTCCCCACAGCCTCCTCCGGATCTGCTCTTCCTTCTGCATTCGATGCATTCTCCGaa aTTTCAGGACCGCCGGATTTCCTGAACAATTGTGTCCAAGAGCAGGCTTCAGCTGAAGATGTAGAAAGGCAGCGACGGCGGCATGGTGGCTGGAAAAACCGTTCTGAGAAGGAATTACCCGCCG GTGCTGTTGTGAAATCCAAAGCCCAGCTAGTCGGAATCCATGAGAGAGTGAGAAGTGATATTGAGGGTAACCTTGCTCCAAAATCATCAGTTCAACCTCCAAAGGGTTCTTTGAGCACAACACAAGGGGAAGGGAAGCGGGTGGCAACTGCTGCTAATCCTAATGCAGAAGATGCTGCTGAACTTCTGAG GATGTGTATGCAGTGTGGAATACCCAAGACATACTCCAGTGCACGAGGAATGGTCTGCCCACAATGTGGGGATCGCCCACTTGAAGATGCAAATAAAGAGACTGACAAGAAGAAGGGATCAACCATcaaagaaaaggagaagaacAAGAGGATGAAGGGGCAGTCATCTCATGCTTCTTGGAAAAGTGAGACAGAGATGCATCTCCGGCAGCAGTATGATTAG